The nucleotide window CGGCGGCGCGGCCCCGCTGCGGGTGTACCCGGTCCACGAGGAGTCCGGACAGCTCGTCGTCACCGTCTGACGCCTGTCCGAGGCCATGTCGGCCGACGCGGCTTCACTCGCTGATCCGGGTGAGGCCACGGCGGAGCCCGCGTCGTCCGGAGAGACGGGACGTCGCTCCGACAGGACGAACGATCGCCGTCCGCGGGCGGGTGAGGGAGGCGACGAAGTCCTCGATCGACTCCGCGGCGACGAAGCCGGCCTCGGGGTGCTCGGCGACCAGGGTGCGCGTGCGCTCGGGGGAGTAGACCGCCACCCTGTCGCCCTCGCGGCTGGCCAGGTTGCGGGCCAGTTTCGAGCCCATCACCGCCATCCCGACCACCCCGATGTCGGCTCGGGCCGTGAGGGTCTTGGCGGTGTCACTCATGCGCGTTCTCCGGTCCTTGCAGTGGATTCGGCGTGCTCCGCACGTCGTCGGCGGTGCGCGCCGACACGTCCGGTCGCCAGGCCGGGTGGACCAACCCCGAGGGGCTGGTCCACCCGGCCCAGGATCGCGACGTCGCCTCGGCTGAGGCTGGAATGGTCGTCAGTGCCTGCTCAGACGAGCAGTGCGCCGCCGTCCACGGCGACGGTGGTGCCGCTCATGAAGGTCTGGGTCATGGCGTAGACGAACGCGCGGGCGACGTCCTCGACCTCGCCGACCCGCTCGACCGGGACCACGCGGGCCTGCTCGGCGAACATGGCCTGCTGCTGCTCCTGTGTCATGCCGCCCCACAGGGGGCTGCGAACGACGCCGGGCTCCACCACGTTGACGCGGATCGGGGCGAGCTCCACCGCCAGGGCCTTCGCCAGGCTGGTCGTGGCGCCGCACAGGCTGGATGCGACGGCCCAGCCGGCTCCGGGGCGCGTGCGGGCGGCTCCCGACGTGAGGGTGATGGACCCGCCGGACGGATGTGAGATACCGCCTTGCTGACTGCGTTCAGCGCGCCGAAGTAGCGGATCTGGAAGAACGCCCGCGCCTGGTCGAGGTCCAGACCGTCGACGGCCAGCAGGCTCAGGGGCTCACCGGCGGTGAACACGAGGTGGTCGAAGTCGCCCACCTGGGCGAAGAAGGCAGCGACGCTGGCCTCGTCGAGCACGTCGAGGGCATGCCCCGTCGCGCTTGCCGTCAGCTCGTTGAGCGCTGTGTCGACGCTGGACTGGCGGCTGGAGGCGATGACGACCTCGGCGCCGGCGTCGATTGCAGCGTGTGCGGTGGCAAGACCGATGCCTGACGTGCCGCCGATGATGACGACTCGCGCGTTGTTGAGAGTCACGATGTTCCTTTCCTGGGGACACATCGAGTCTTGCCGCGGCTCTGCTGCAACGTCCAAGACCTCTTTCGTCGCCACTGACACCCTTTGGGTATGAGTGCGACGATGACGCGGTGAACGCCGACCTGGATCTCCGCAAGCTGCGCTACTTCGTCGCCGTGGCGGATGCGCTGAACTTCGGTCGAGCAGCCGAGACGCTGATGATTGCCCAGCCCGTCTTGTCCCGGCAGATCCGTGCGTTGGAGGACGAGCTCGGCGTGCAGCTCTTCCTCCGCGACACCCGCGGCACCCAGCTCACGGCCATCGGCCGGCAGCTGCGCGACGACGCCGATGCGCTGCTCGCGACGGCCACCGCCGTACGGCGCCGCGTCGCTGTGGCGGCGCGTGGGGCGGCCGTCTTCACCGTCGGCTTCATGCCGGGCTGACCGTCACCGAGGCCGTCCGCGCGTTCCAGTCCACCCACCCCGAGGTGACGGTGGAGGTGCTGCGGACCGGGTGGGAGGACCAGGTGCGGGTCCTGCACGACGGTCGCGCCGACGTCAGTTACCTGCGCAGGCCCTTCGACCGGACGGGGCTGGAGGTCGTGCCGTTGTTCGTCGAGCAACGGGTCGTGATGCTCCCCGCAGCGCATCCGCTTGCGGGATGCGATTCCGTCGAGCTGGGCGACTTCCGGCACGAGCACCTGCTGCAGGACCCAGCAGCGGTGCCGGAATGGGCCGCTGTTGGCGAGGAGCTGCGGCAACGGCGGCCTGCCGCCGCACGGCCCAGCCGAACCGTGGAGGAGAAGCTGGAGATGGTCGCGGTCGGCAGCGGCATCGCCGTCCTGCCGCTGTCGACCGCCCGCTTCTACCGACGGCCCGACGTCGCCTACGTCCCCGTCCGCGACCTCGAGCCGAGCGAGGTCTGCTTGGCGTGGGAAGGGTCCCGATCCACCCCGCTCATCGCCGACTTCGTCGCTGCATGCGCGGTGCCCCTGAGCTGACCCTACGGGGCAGCCGTCACTGTCGTCATCCACGCGGCGAGCGAGATGACCTGGATGGGCACGGTCAACCGATGGACGTGGGCCGGCGGACCTGCGCGGCGACGAAGTCAGCGAAGTCCCCCACCTCGGCACCGGCCACGTCATGGCCCAGCTGCGGATAGACCCGCTCCGTCGTGGAGGTGTGCGGACCGGCGAAGACCGCTGTGCGGCGGACCGCCGAAGCAGGGATGACCGTGTCCCGCGGGCCGCGTCCCCAGAACACCGGGGGCCGCAGGGCGCGCAGTTCCTTATCACCGGTCTGCCGGTCGTCGACGACGAAGCCGCCCAGTTGCACGCCATAGGCGAACTGGGTCGGGCGATGGCGCAGCATCTGCAACACCATCGCTTCCCCCTGTGAGAACCCCATCAGCCCGACCGACCGGTATGCAGGCAGCGCATCGAACCAGTCCAAGACAGCGGCCACAGCCGCGTTGGCCACAGCAGGGCGTGGGTTCCCGATCGGGTTGCCGCTGCTGGGGAACTAGGCGTAGCCGCCCGCTTCAGCGATCGGCGCGCGGACCGACGCGATGGTCAGCTCAGCGGGCAGGCGGTCCTGGAACGTGAACAAGTGGCGTTCGTCGTGACTCCACCCGTGCCTCATGATCAACAAGTCCTGGGCATCACGTCCGGATGCCCTCGACCACAGCGTCGCAGTGGGATCCAGGGCCGGGTATGGAGTTGCTTGCACGGTGTTCTCCTTCGTCGATCTCTCCACTTTGAGATCGCAACCGCAGCCCGTCCAAGACCTTCTTGGTCCTGGCTCATACACGATGAGCATCAGCTCGGTGGTAGGCAGCATTTCTCGGCCGGCTCGCCAAAGGTCGGCCGAAGTGGCCGCTCTCGAGGGTCTTGCCGGGCGGCCGCGGCGGCGCCCGGGAGGTCTGCCGGTGCTCTACTGGTGCACCCGACACGGAGGAGCGCGCTGTGCACCGGACCGGCAGCATGTCGTGGCGGTTCGAGGTGGGCACCGCCACCGCGTTGTCGGTCGCGCTGCGGTGCCGGGACGAGCTCGGGACACCCGTGCCCCCGTCACCGGACGTCCCGCCCGGGATCGCCGTCCCGGCACGGACGACGGCGCCGGACGCCGGCTTGGCCGTGGCCTGGTTGGTGTGGTGGCAGCTGCTGCTGGACCGGACGGCGGCCGGGATGCACCCCGACCGGCTGCCCGATCTCCGGCGGCACGTCCTGGTCCCCGATGCACTGGAGCTGGTGGCCGACGGCCCGCTGCGGCAGCTGGCGGCCGACGCAGCCGACCGCCACACCGCGGACGCGCGGCGCGCCTGGTCGCCGCCGGGCGACGACGTCCGGCCACCGCCGCCGCCGTTCCCCTCCTCGGTGATCCGGGACGCCGTCTTCGACACCGCGGGCCGTCACCACGTGCCCGCAGAGGACCTGTGGGGCGGTGTCCACCGGGTCCCCGGGCCGGTCGGGTGGAGCGCGGTGGTCCGGCCCGGCTGCGGGCTGATGACGGACCAGGGGGACGTCGTCGACGAGGGTGCGCAGTACCGCTTCGTCCGGGCGGTGCTCGAGTCCGGCATCCGCACCGACTGAGGACCACACCGCGGGGGCATGCCCGCCGGAGCCGCGGCTCACGGGTGCATGCGGGCGCCCTTCATGACCTTGTCGACGGCGTTCTTCGGGCCGTGGACGGCGAGCCCGACCAGGTCGAGGTCCGCGCCGGCCACCGCGCGGACGGCGGCCCGGTTCTGCACGTCGCCGGGGGTGCTGAACAGCTCGGCGGTGAAGACGGCGGGCGTCAGCGAGCGCTCCAGGGCCCGGGTGCGTGCGGTGCTCAGCAGCTCACCGGGCCGGCGAGCACCAGCACCGGCTGCCGGATCATCGGCAGGTAGCGGGTGCCGTCGGCGTCCTCGTAGGGCTCGCCGACCAGCTCCGTGCCGGTCGCGACGATGCCGCTGACCAGGAACGAGGTGACGTTGAGCGCCTGCCAGGGAGCGAGGTCCTCCCGCAGCAGGACGGCGATCTTGGTGGCCCAGCGGGGCAGCTCGTCGGGGGAGGTCATGCCGCTCAGCCTCGGCCCGGAGCTCGACGTCGGTCTTGTACGTTCCTGACGTGGCCGAGGTCGTGGCGTGGCGGCCCGGCGTGCCGGGGCTGACCGAGGTGCTGCACGCGCACTTCACCGACCACGTCTACCCGGCGCACACCCACGAGGCGTGGACGTTGCTGCTCGTCGACGACGGCGCGGTCGCCTACGACCTGGACCGGCACCCGCACGGCGCCACCCGCGGCCTGGTCACCCTGCTGCCGCCGGGTGTCCCGCACGACGGCCGCTCGTCCTCACCGGCGGGCTTCCGCAAGCGCGTGCTCTACCTGGAGCCGGGCACCCTCGGCGCGCAGCGGGTCGGCACGGCGGTCGACCAGCCCGGCGTCGACGACGCCGCGCTGCGCAGCCGGCTGTCGGCGCTGCACGCGGTGCTGCGCCCGGGCGGGGACGCGCTGGAGGCGGAGAGCCGGCTGGCCTTCGTGCTGGAGCGGCTGGCCCAGCACCTCGACCGCGCCGTCGTGACCGCCCCGGACGGACGGGACGACGCGCTCGCCGACCGGGTCCGCGACCTGATCGACGCCCGGGTGGCCGAGGGCCTTCCGCTGGCCGAGACCGCCGCGGCCCTCGGCGTGCACCCGACGTCGGTGGTGCGCGCGTTCACCCGCCGGCACGGGCTGCCGCCGCACCGCTACCTCACCGGCCGCCGGATCGACCTGGCCCGCCGGCTGCTGCTCGCGGGCATGCCGGCCGCGGAGGTGGCGACCGCGGCCGGGTTCGTCGACCAGTCGCACCTGACCCGGCACTTCCGCCGGATGCTGGACACGACGCCGGCTGCCTACGCCCGGTCGGGGAGCTGAGCCGGCCGCGACCCCGAGCGGTCAGTCGCCGAGCGCGAGCGGCGCCGGCGTCCGGGCGAGGAGGATGCGGCCGTCGGCGGTGCGCACCTGCACCGTGGCGAGCCGGCCGGGTGGGGCGACCATGGCGACCCCGTCGTCCATCGGCCGCTCCTCGAGCAGGACGCCGTCGGCGTCCAGCAGCCGCAGCACGTCGTCCCCGGGCGGTCCCACGACGAGCAGGCGCGACGACGGCCCGCCCAGGTCGCAGGGCAGCGCGACCGCCAGCCGGTCCAGGGGCGGGCCGGCCGGCAGCACACCGGGC belongs to Modestobacter sp. L9-4 and includes:
- a CDS encoding DUF2000 domain-containing protein: MTSPDELPRWATKIAVLLREDLAPWQALNVTSFLVSGIVATGTELVGEPYEDADGTRYLPMIRQPVLVLAGPVSC
- a CDS encoding NAD(P)-binding domain-containing protein; translated protein: MSDTAKTLTARADIGVVGMAVMGSKLARNLASREGDRVAVYSPERTRTLVAEHPEAGFVAAESIEDFVASLTRPRTAIVRPVGATSRLSGRRGLRRGLTRISE
- a CDS encoding LysR family substrate-binding domain-containing protein, whose protein sequence is MTVTEAVRAFQSTHPEVTVEVLRTGWEDQVRVLHDGRADVSYLRRPFDRTGLEVVPLFVEQRVVMLPAAHPLAGCDSVELGDFRHEHLLQDPAAVPEWAAVGEELRQRRPAAARPSRTVEEKLEMVAVGSGIAVLPLSTARFYRRPDVAYVPVRDLEPSEVCLAWEGSRSTPLIADFVAACAVPLS
- a CDS encoding alpha/beta hydrolase — encoded protein: MAAVLDWFDALPAYRSVGLMGFSQGEAMVLQMLRHRPTQFAYGVQLGGFVVDDRQTGDKELRALRPPVFWGRGPRDTVIPASAVRRTAVFAGPHTSTTERVYPQLGHDVAGAEVGDFADFVAAQVRRPTSIG
- a CDS encoding LysR family transcriptional regulator, with the translated sequence MNADLDLRKLRYFVAVADALNFGRAAETLMIAQPVLSRQIRALEDELGVQLFLRDTRGTQLTAIGRQLRDDADALLATATAVRRRVAVAARGAAVFTVGFMPG
- a CDS encoding AraC family transcriptional regulator, whose translation is MAEVVAWRPGVPGLTEVLHAHFTDHVYPAHTHEAWTLLLVDDGAVAYDLDRHPHGATRGLVTLLPPGVPHDGRSSSPAGFRKRVLYLEPGTLGAQRVGTAVDQPGVDDAALRSRLSALHAVLRPGGDALEAESRLAFVLERLAQHLDRAVVTAPDGRDDALADRVRDLIDARVAEGLPLAETAAALGVHPTSVVRAFTRRHGLPPHRYLTGRRIDLARRLLLAGMPAAEVATAAGFVDQSHLTRHFRRMLDTTPAAYARSGS
- a CDS encoding DUF2000 family protein, yielding MLSTARTRALERSLTPAVFTAELFSTPGDVQNRAAVRAVAGADLDLVGLAVHGPKNAVDKVMKGARMHP